TCTCGCGGCGTTCCGCCACCTCCTCGCCCGGGCCCACCAGGCGGCGACCGAGGGGCGCGACGAGCATGCCGCCGTACTGGGCGAGGCTGCGGCGGCCTTCGCCACGGCCAACCATTGCGGCCTGTTCTCCAGCCCGGAGCTCGAGCGGCTGGTGACGGCCCTCGGCCGCCGCCTCGCGCCGCATCCGGTCGCATCGCGCGCGCCGCCCCGATCCTCGCCGGACCGGGTCCTCCACGTCCTGACCGAGGCGAGGATCGTGGGCGGCAGCAGCCGGATGGCCTGGCGCTGGATCGCGCAGGATCGCGGCCGGCGCCACTCGGTGGCCCTCACGCGCCAGGACGGCGCGCGGCTCCCGGCCCCCCTCGTCGCGGCGGTGCTGGCGAGCGGCGGCGCGGTCCACCGCCTCGACGGGGCGGGCCTGCTGGCGCGGGCGCGCCAGCTCGCGGCCCTCGGCCGGGAGGCCGACCTGGCGGTGGTGCACACCGAGCAGGACGCCGTGCCGCTCCTCGCCTTCGCGGATCCGGCCCGCTCGCCGCCGACCCTGTTCGTCGACCACGGCGACCACAAGTTCCGGCTCGGCCTCGCGGCGAGCACGGTGGTGGCGAGCATGCGCGAATCCGGCCAGCGCCACGCCCGCCGCCGACGCGACGTCGACCCGGCCCGCAACCCGCTGCTGCCGACCCTGCTCGACGCGGCCCCGGAGGCCGGACGGCGGGAGGAGGCGCGCCGGGCCCTCGGCCTGCCGGCCGAGGCGCGGATCCTGCTCAGCATCGCCCGAGGGACGAAGTTCGGTGCGCCCGGGAGCCCGAGCTACGCCGATCGGCACCTGTCGGTGCTCGAGGCCGATCCGGCGGCGCTCCTGGTGGTGGTCGGGGCGGGCACGCGCCCGGATTGGCAGGCGGCGGCGGAGCGCAGCGGCGGGCGCATCGTCGCCCTCGACGAGCGGCCCGACACCGCTCCCTTCTACGATGCCGCCGACATCTACGTCGATTCGTTCCCGTTCGTGTCGATCACCTCGCTGCTGGAAGCCGGCAGCCGCGGCCTGCCCCTGGTGAGCTGCTTCCCGCACGCGCCGGAGGCCGAGATCTTCGGCGCCGACATGCCGGGGCTGACCGGCTGCCTGCGGCGCGCCGGGGCCTGGCCCGAGTACCAGGAGATCCTCGCCGGCCTGCTGGCCGACGGGGCGGAGCGGCGCGCCCTCGGCCTGCGCACCCGGGCCTCGATCGCCGCCGTCCATACGGGGGAGGGGTGGATGGCGGCGCTCGAGCGCGCCTACGCCCTCGCGGCGCGGGAGCACGGCCCGTTCCGGGCGCCCCGGCCCGACGACGGGCCGGCCTTCGACCCCGTCGACCTCATCGTGCCGCTCGTCTGCCCGCAGGGCCACGCACCGGAACAGGCGATCGCCCAGCAATTGCGGATCTATCCCCTCTGGGCGCGGCTGAAGCTGTGGCTCGCGCTCGCGCGCGGGGCCGGGCCGGACGCCCGGATCGGGCGCAGCACCCTGGCCTGCTTCCTGCCGCCGGCCGCCCTCGCCCGGCTGCGGGCGGCGATGGCCCGGCGCCGGAGCGCGAGGGCGTGCGGGGGGGCCTGAGGGGGCATGAGAGACGGGATGGGGGACGACGAAACTCGGTCGTCGGCGCCCGGGATCAAGGCCCGCCGCGGCGCCGACGGGACACGGAACCGGGGTCTCGGTGCCCCTGGGACGCCCAGGCAAGAGATTGGGACGCTCGGACGTATCCTGCATCCCGCATCCGTGTTTGACCTTGGACCCCTGAACTGCTTCCCGGCTCAAGGACGATGTCGAAGCGCTCCTCTACCCCGATCCCGGCCTGGCTGCGTCGCCGCGGTTACTCTCCCCGCACCAAGGTGTGGCTCGCGGCCGCCTGCGAACGGACCCGCCGCCGGTCCGGGACGCCGTCGCCGGAGAGCGGGTGCGAGATCATCCCGTTCCCGGTCCGGTCGCCGGCCGTGGCCCGGGACGCGATGCGCGGCGCGGAGCCGCCACGGGTCGCCACCACCTGGCAGTAGGCGAGGCGTCGGACGGACGGCCTCTCCGCCTCGAGGAGCCCTGCGCAACATCCGCCGAAGCGGTCACCGGTTCGGCGGCGGAGTCGATGCCGTGACGGACGCCGAGCAGAGTGGCGCCGCTCCGCTCAGCCGCCCGGATGCACGAACAGGGTGTCGAACTCGCCCGGCTCGTAGTGGCGGCCGGTGATGTCGGTGATCACGATCCACTCGTGGCCGTCCGCCGCGAGTTCGTCGGCCTTCTCCAGCGCCGCCTCCGGCGAGGTGCGCTGGTACGAGAGGTGCCCGTCCGGGGTGTGGGCCGTCACGACGAGATGCATGGCTCTCCTTGCATATGCGGAGAGGCATTCTACAGGAACATGCCTCGCAGGGCGAGTCGGACCGAGACGGCGCCACGGCCACGCTTCCTGACCCATTGTCACGGAGCGGCCTTACTCACCGGCTAGGCGTGCCGCGTCGCCGCTTCCTGGAGGCCATCGGATGCCCGTCCTGCTCGCCGCAGCCTCATGCCTCGCCCTCGGCATCGCCCTCGTGGTGCTGCTCGGCCTCAACGTCTGAGCA
The sequence above is drawn from the Methylobacterium terrae genome and encodes:
- a CDS encoding glycosyl transferase family 1; its protein translation is MMEAVRAGAGGDPEARRMQAALARNLAAFRHLLARAHQAATEGRDEHAAVLGEAAAAFATANHCGLFSSPELERLVTALGRRLAPHPVASRAPPRSSPDRVLHVLTEARIVGGSSRMAWRWIAQDRGRRHSVALTRQDGARLPAPLVAAVLASGGAVHRLDGAGLLARARQLAALGREADLAVVHTEQDAVPLLAFADPARSPPTLFVDHGDHKFRLGLAASTVVASMRESGQRHARRRRDVDPARNPLLPTLLDAAPEAGRREEARRALGLPAEARILLSIARGTKFGAPGSPSYADRHLSVLEADPAALLVVVGAGTRPDWQAAAERSGGRIVALDERPDTAPFYDAADIYVDSFPFVSITSLLEAGSRGLPLVSCFPHAPEAEIFGADMPGLTGCLRRAGAWPEYQEILAGLLADGAERRALGLRTRASIAAVHTGEGWMAALERAYALAAREHGPFRAPRPDDGPAFDPVDLIVPLVCPQGHAPEQAIAQQLRIYPLWARLKLWLALARGAGPDARIGRSTLACFLPPAALARLRAAMARRRSARACGGA